The Fodinibius saliphilus genomic interval TCTGCGTATAGCCCCGGTTCAATCCAAGAGGAATACAAGTCATAATTTTCTAATACTTCACTGAATTCAAAAGCAATTTTTTGCTTTTTTTTCTCATGCCAATAATGAGAAAAAGCGCGATCAATTGGATGCCGCAAACAAACAATAAACTTCGCTTTAGGATAATCATCAGCTATTCGACGAGGTGCCCAAGGTGATCTAATGTAGGATGGAGTAGGGTCTATTACTATTTTTTTTGAATTTTGTTTTTGAAAAAATGAAGCATACCACTCTTTGCCATTATTAAAATACATATCATAATAATGAATAGAATCATTATTAGGTACTAAAACCTCATTATGTTCTTTTAAACATTTATAAACCCATGTTGTGGCAGATTTCTGAGGACCTATATGAAAAACATCAATTTCCATTTTGGAATGTTAAATATTTATTAAAATTACTGATTAACCTTCTTAGAAAATCTCTCTCTGAGTATAACAAAGAAACAAGAATTAATAATAATACAGAAGTTGTAATAACAATATTGAAAATCATAAAACCCCTAAACAACAAAATAACTACTGCAAAAAAAGTATGTATTGTTAAACTTATAGAATAAGTTTTAACTCCATCTTTATATAGGATAAGAAAAGAAGTTATTATATTGGTAACCCCAAAAGATACCAACATTGCAACTGCTGCCCCATCTGACCCTAAAATAGGAATGAGCCAATAATTTAATCCAATGTTAATGATAAGAACTAATATAGTTGTATAAAGAGTTAAGTTTGAATAACCAGCGATATTAAGATACCCCCCTGACATTCCAAAACTTGTTGTCAAAAGGTATGTGGAACACAAAATCATCAAAGTCGAGTATGAATTCCCATATTCACCAAATAATTCTAATATTTGATATCCGAATAATGTAAAGACAATTGCTCCACAAAATGAGCAAGATAATGTCAAAATTCTACTATAGTGATACTCCTCATGAATTGATGCAAAATCTTGATTGCTCAAGAAATTACCTATTCTGGGTGTTAAAATTTTATTATTAATACCGTGTGCTAAATATAGGATAAATGCTAACTTCGAAGCTATTACGTATTCAGCAACTTGTGTACTAGTAGCAAGAATACCCATCATTAAAATATCCGCATACTTAACTGTTTTGCTAATACCAGTAGTAATAGCTAATTGCCCAGCATATTTAAAATCCCAAAGTGTTAAAACAGACCCTTTATTAACTCTAAAGAGATTTAAAGGAGTCATTATATATCGAACAGTTAATGGCAAAAATTCACTAAGCAAAATAGCTCCAACAACTACATAAATATTGGGCCAAATCAGCCAGCAAATACATAAAAAACATACTTTCGCAATGGCCGGAAGCATTTCATAGTATAATATTGATTCAGCAATGAGCTGTCGAGCTCTAAACCACGCATCATAAATACCATGCAGAGCTTTAAGCGGAATTAATAAAGTCAACCCAACTATCCAAAAGCTATTTTCTAAGCCGCTCCATATAAATGCTACGCCAACCACGATCAAACTAACCAAACTACTAGACATGAGGCTATATTTTAGCAGCTTCCCTGCTAAACTCTCTCCCTCCAAACTTTCGGGTGGTGCATCAATCCTTGAAAGACGATACATAGCAATATGTTGAAAGCCTGCTGATCCTAAAATCAGCAAAATACTTATCAGAGAAAAGGCGAATTCATAATTCCCATATGCTTCCTTTGTAAGTACCTGATTAAGAATCCAAACACTAACAAAAGCTGAAACTTTTGTTACAATTGTAGAAATAAAGGCTGTACTTGACGAGCGGAAGTAGATCCTAAATTTACTCACTTAAGTACCTATGACAATCTTATATTTTCCTCTTTGTATAATTTGTACCACTTAACGAAATTATACAGCCCGTTATGTAAATCATAACTTGGTCTATAGTCAAGCATTTGCTCGGCCTTTGAAATATCTGCCCATGTCTGTCTTACATCACCAGGAACTTCCGGAGCATGGGTTTTATCCGCTTCAATACCAGAGGCCTCCTCAAGGGCTTCTACCAACTCCAAGAGCTGTATCGTTCGATTATTGCCCAAGTTGATAATTTCATACATGCTATCATCATAAGAAATAGCAGCCATCACCCCATCTATAATATCATCAATATAGGTATAATCACGCCGGCTGCTGCCATCACCATAAAGCGTAATCTGCTCTCCATCACTCATCAGCCGTAGAAATTTATGGATCGCTAAGTCCGGCCGCTGCCGAGGACCATACACCGTAAAAAAGCGAAGGGCCAAAAATCGCATATCATAGAGTTCGCTATAGACATGCCCCATCAACTCCCCACTTACTTTCGTGCTGGCATACGGGCTAATAGGCTTTAGCACGTGATCATCCTCCGACCACGGCACATTTTCATTGGTACCATATACACTACTGGAAGACGCAAACACAAACTGTTTGACGTCCCGCTCCTTGGCAAATTCCAGCATGTTTTGCGTCCCCATCACGTTTACTTCCTGGAACCCCACCGGGTCTTTTACCGAGGGGCGTACCCCCGCCTTCGCTGCCAAGTGTACAATCACATCTATATCTTCAGTAATTTTTTCACGAAGCGCATCAAGATTTCGGATATCTTCTTCCACCAGCCAGTAGTTCTCGTGTTTCCGGTGCTCGCGAATGTTGTTTTCTTTGATGGTGCGATCGTAGTAGGGATCAAAGTTATCTACACAGATTACATTGTCACCCTGCTCAATTAGCCTATCGACCAAATGAGAACCAATAAAGCCTGCTCCGCCTGTGACGAGGACAGTTTTTGATGAATGATTTGTATCAGTGCTTGACAAAATTTGTTTTATCTAATTTCCAATTCCGGTTTTTAAACATCCCTCCTCGCCTTCGGGGGTACCCCCTTCGTAGGGAGAGTTACAGATCCTGAAACAAAACCCGTCCCGACACATCGGGGGTCAGGATAACACTTTATTAAAAACTTTAGACTTAAAGCGTTCTACTTAATACTTACGACTCTAACCGCACTTGCTCATGCTTCCACCAATTTTCAATCAGTACCCAACCCAGACTTACAATCCCCCCCAGCATTCCGGATACAATCAAAATAAGAAGACCTGAAGTATTATCATTTAACGGAACGCTCACCGGCTGCAATACCGAAAGCACCGGCGTTTCCTCTTGCAGGTCTAATTTCGCCTGCTCCTGTCGTTGTGAAAGAGAATTGTAAAGATTGAACGTCAGGTCATATTGTGATTGCAATTCCTGCTCGCGGCTCTGTGCCTTGGCTGTCGCCAGGTTCAGGTTGCTGTCACGAAATTCCGCCAAACGTTGCTGCGCCTCTTCAAAACGCTTGCGGGCTTCCTCTACCTGCTCCTGTACAAACTGTAGATTCTGTCGCGCTTTCTGGGTTCGGTATTCTTTCACTTGCTCCTTAAGCAAAGTAATAGCAACACGACCGATTTCTGCGGCAGCCTGTGGATCGGGAAATTCCGAGGTTAGTGTTAAAATACCCGTTTCCTGGTCCACTGATATGGATAATCGTTCCCGCAGCGTTTTTACCGTTTCCATCTGCTCTCTATTCAGTCTTAATACTGAATCGCGATCCACTTTTTTTGGCAACGGGTTTATATCCTGTTCTTCCGACTTAAAAAGCCCGATAATCTGTCCGGGCAAGCCTATGGTAAACTGCTTGACATATCCTAATATCGAAGGAGAATGAATATTCGTAAAAAAGTCATACACCGTAGCTGTCGTATCATACCTAGAAAAGTGGACTTCCGTATTCATCAGCTCCACCTGGTAGGGCAGGCTCTGTACGATATTCGGATAGAGCTGCGGGGGGATCGTTCCTTCTTGTCCCCCGCTCAATTGACTACCGCTGATTCCCAGCATACCCCCGTACTGCTGCAACAAACCGCTTGCCCCGCTTTGGGCAGATTGCATTTCCGGCATCATCGTAGCAGAGGTGGAGTATTCTTTGGGGCTGAATAGGGCGATGAAAAGTCCCAGCACCAAAAAAGCCCCGGTAATTTTTATAATTTTCATACGGGCATCCCAGAAGGTCTGTGCCAGTTCTATGAGGTCAATTTCATCTTCTTCAATGGGCTGATAGCCGTATTCGGGCGGCTGTCCGTAATAGCCTTGGGGTGATGGATTGTGAGACTGTTGCCCTTTCTGGGGCTTGGGGTCGTGATGATCGTTATGTGGCTTATCTTTGCTCAGCTTTGTTCTGTATTAGTAATTTGTATTCTAATTTCTGATCAATAAAACGTTATTCGATTGTATTCAGGATTAAGGTTGAGGTTTAGGTTGAGAAAACCCTCAGCCTTAACCTTAATCTAAACCTTAACTTTAACACTTAACCTGAGCCTTAATACTCAGTTCAAGCTCTTCATGATCTTGTTCAATTGGTGAATTAAATCATCATATTCTTCAATCAGCTTATCAACTATTTGTTCATCAAAATATTTTACTTTCCCGCCATACAGCAGATGACTTTGTGTTTCGAAGGCCGAACCGCGAGCGACAATATAAAAATTTCGCTTATCTTTTTTAGTTTTTCTTCCAAAAGCTTCGGATATATTTGATGAAATACTATTTGCCGATCGTCTTATCTGCGAGATTAATCCGTAGTCTTCAGATCGAGGCAACGATTTTGTTAATTCAAAAACCTGAAAGGACAATTCGATAGCCTTCTTCCATACTTCCATACTTCCATATCACGAAAGCTCTTAACCATTTTCTAAGGATTAAGGTTGAGATTGAGGTTGAGAGGCTTTCTTAACCTAAACCCCCAACCTAAACACTAAAAATCATCTTTGTTGGTTACTTCATAAACTAAACGAACCAGCTCTCTGGCCAGCTTCCAAATTTTTAAATCTTCAAAACGCTCAACAGTCGCCATAAATTTAAATATGTTGAAGGTTTTTAATATTGCAGTTTGCAAGTTAAAGGTTGAATGTTGGGGATGATGCTAATAAACTAACCTGTAACTTTCAACGTGTAACCTGTAACCAACTTTTTCAATGTATAACATTTAACAACCTTTTATACCCTTCAACCTTTAACAGTCTTTTCAACCCTTCATTTCTCATTCAGCATCACTCCTTCCACTTCGGCCCGTATTTGCAAGCCGAGGCTTTCAAGCTGTATGCAAACTCTGTTCTCTTTGGTGTAGACCACTTCTCCGTCTTTTCCTTTTAACGGACCACTTTCTACGGTAACCTTTTGTCCCCGTTCCAGCTGCTTTACCTCTAGATCAATATAATCATAATCAGCTAGAAACTTCCACATCAGCTCCATCTCCTCATCACGGATTACAGCCGGTTTGCCCCGGTAAAAGACGAAATTGAGCACGCCGTATGTCTGCAATATTTTTCTACGCCGGGCTTCGGTACATTTCACAAACACGTAGGAAGAGATAATGGGGGTTTCCACAATTTTCTTACGATCGCTCCACTGACGCTGTTCTTTTTGCAGGGGGAGATATACTTCAATATCCTTTTCTTCCAGGCGCTCACACACTTTTTTTTCCGCTCTTGGAGCAGTATAAACGGCCATCCATCTTTTTTTCCCTTTTGAAGGCGTCATAAACAATTTGTTTCTGTGACTAATTTAATATAGGCTTTGCAAAACCTAGCTTGTCATCCTGAATTCAGTTTAGGGTCTTGGTTTAAACGCGAACAACTGCATATGAGATTCTGAAACAAGTTCAGAATGACAAGATGGAAATAGGTTCGCAAAACCCTCTTAATAACTATTTTCGTTCAAATAGCAATACGTGCGTTTCGTTTTCAATTAGCTCCCGGCCCCATTCCTTCTCGGTAAAGACCGCCATGCGGATTTTTTTACCGGTCAATTCTTCGGCTTTCTTTGTCATCTTGTGCAGGTACTCCCGGTTCACATCACCGATAAGGTACAGATCTATGGTCGGGGCATCCAATCCCTCAGCCAGAGATCCGGTCAAATATACCTTCTTAAGTTCTCCCAGTCGGCTGAGCACCTTTTCCATCACCTGTTCTATGCCAACGGTTTTCATCAGCAGGGTCCGCACTTCACTATAAAGCGGATAATCACGGTTTACGCTGAACATTTTCTTGTTCCCATCCTTTTCGGCGGAAATTATTCCCGCTTCTTCCAGATTGTTCAGTTCCTGCCTCACCGCATTTGTAGAGACTTCAAACTCTCCCGACAATCCTCTTAAATAAGATCTTAGTTCGGGATTTATAAAGAATTTCAGCAGAAGCTTTACTCGTAACTGACTGGAAATAAGTGCGTCGAGCACTGTACAAATGTTAAATTATCGATGTTGAGTTTCTCAAGACTTAGAGTACATAACATATAAGTTGCAGATCTAAACGCTCCAACCTACAGCTTCGCCACGTCACTCCCATTGGAAGCGTCCGAAACCCTCAAAAATGAGTACCAATTATACTCAAGAATGTGCAGCGACGCAACCGGAATATTACCGGTTAATCAGCCACAATTCTGCATAGATTTAAACAGATTATACGGCGGCATATATAAAAGATGACACCGTTCCATTGTAGAAGTATTCAAGTTGTAGCATTAGAATCACTTTGCCTCGCCACCCTCTATAGTCTTAGACGCAGAGCAAACCTTCAACAATTCAACAGATTCTTAAACACTTTAACAATCTACTCTGCGAATTCCAGTTCTTGCTGGTGTACTGCCGGTCGCCCCACACTGATGTATGTGATGCCTGCTTTGCGGGCCCGGTCCAGGTCATAGAGGTTGCGTCCGTCAAAAATGACCGGCTGCTTCATTTCGTCGGCAAAGTTGTCGACCGTGGGTCGCCGGAACTCGTTCCACTCAGTGCAGATCACCAGCGCGTCAATGTCATCTAAAGCTTCTTTCTGGTTGTGCACAAAGGTGGTGGCCTCGAGCACGTCCTGGCTGGTCGCCTGCTTGAAGGTAGCGATGGCCTCGGGGTCATAAGCGATCAGGCTGGCGCCTTTGCTTGCGAGCTCCTCAGCAATATACAGCGCCGGGGCCTCGCGGATGTCGTCGGTCTCGGGCTTAAAGCTCAAACCCCACATCCCGAAGGTCATGCCGCTGAAGTCGTCGGTGCCAAAATAGTCCTCCATCTTGCGCACAATCGAGGTTTTCTGCCAGTTATTGACTTCCATGACCGAGTCCACAATCTTAAAGTCGTAGCCGTGCCCGGCGGCCGTGTGGTGGATCGCCTGCACGTCTTTGGGGAAGCAACTGCCCCCGTAGCCGATGCCGGCAAACAGGAAGCGCTTGCCGATGCGCGAGTCGGTACCGATGCCGCGGCGTACGTTGTCGACATTGGCGCCGACCCGCTCGCAGATATTGGCAATTTCGTTCATAAAGGTAATTTTGGTGGCCAGCATGGCGTTGGCGGCATACTTGGTCAGCTCAGAGCTGCGCGGATCCATCGTAATAATAGGGTTGCCCGAGCGTACAAAGGGCTCGTAGAGGGTGCTCATGGTCTCGGCGGCCCGCTCGCTGTCGGCCCCGATGACCACGCGTTCGGGCTTCATAAAGTCTTCGACGGCGGCGCCTTCGCGCAGGAACTCGGGGTTGGAGACCACATCAAAGAGTTCTTCAGAGGCCGATTCGGCAATGGCCTCGCGCACGCGGTCGGCGGTGCCTACCGGCACGGTCGATTTGTTCACAATTACGGTATAGTCCTCCAGCAGCGGGCCGATCTGTTCGGCTACGGTCATCACAGCCGACAGGTCGGCTTGGCCGTCGCCGCCCGGCGGGGTGGGCAGGCACAAAAAGATAATATCGGCTTCCCTTACGGCCTGTTCCATTTCGGTGGTAAACCGCAGGCGTCCCTCGCGGATGCTGCGTTCAAAAATTGTTTCCAGTCCGGGCTCGTAGATAGGGACATTCCCTTCTTTAAGCTCTTCTACTTTCTTCGCATCAATATCTACGCAGGTTACGTCATTGCCGGAATCGGCGAAACAGGTGCCGCTGACCAGCCCTACATAGCCGGTGCCTATTACTGCTAGTTTCATCTGTTTGTCACTCTATGATTTAAAAACTGAAGGGGTAATAAAAACCTCTTAATAAAATGAGGCGCTAAGATAAATGATTCGTATTGGTATTCAAAAAGCAAATTACTGAAAACTTATAGGTTAATTGTAGTTATTCTGAGTGCATAAGTTCCATACTTACTATCAAGCAATTAACCCAAGAATACCAATGCGGAGGGCAACTGGTCCAAATGTGGATATGGCCGCGCTGGAAGCACGGCCTACATTCTAAATCCCGGGAAAATAGCGCTAAAAGATATGCCCCTTAAACCATTTCGTTAAAAAAGCAGTGTCATCCTGAGCCCAGCCGAAGGATCTCCCCCCACCAGGCTCGCGTAGCATCTAAAAGATTTGCCCCCTCAATCACTTATGAACAATCTCTTGAAGATGGCTTTAAGCCTATCGACAAACATTGCGTATCATCCCCCTTACCCCCTTCTGGTACCTCCAACGCCTTTCATTCAGATAATGCCAAAAGGGGGACTTTTCCCTGCCATTTAAATACTTCTCGAGCTTATTCAGGAAAATCCTGAAACAAATTCAGGATGATATTGCTTTTAAATGTTGGTTTTAAAATCGAGGGTCTGGGGCGAATCGCGGGAAAAGCGTGACAGCAGCAACTACCGAGATAGAGCAGTAGCCAATCTCACTGCTTTAACCAGAACAAAATCTACGATTCCCCCAGCAGTTTTTTCGCTGTGCCCCATTCTACGTGAGTTCTTCCAGCTCTGCTGGTCCGACCACCGTCGGATGCTGACAAAAAATGGACAGAGAAGATAGTGCTAACATCCTCCTATTCCTCCTTCGATTTGCACTGGCAACCCTACCACTAAACAGAGCCACAAGGAGGAGTCTTGCCTTTCAGATCCTACGCGAATCTATTCAAGGAGATTCCTCGACTACGCTAAGCTCCGCTCGGAATGACTGCTTCTTTATAGTTTTTAAATTGGGGTCTGTGGCGAATCACGGGAAAGCGTTACTTGTTTAGAAACACTCCGTTTTTTGGTCGATCAAAAAACGGGTGTACAATAACTTAATGCTATCGGGAGATTACGTCGTCAGAGGAAAACACTCTTCCTCGTAATGACACTGCTTTTAAACAGGGGGGATAGATCGAAATAACTTTATAAAAATCATCAAAGTGTGAAAGGGCCGCACTGGCAGTACGGCCTACATATTGTCTACCGTCCCCAGTCAATTATCCTTACAGAATCATCCCGGCGCCCACCGTTTCATGAGTATATTCATCAATAATAATGATACTCCCCGTCCTACGGTTACGCTTGTAACTGTCGTAGAAAAGAGGTTTGGTAGTACGAATTTTGATACGTCCGATATCATTAAGGCCGATCTCCTTATCCCCTTCTACACGGTGCAAGGTATTAATATTCACCTTGTATTTTACCTCTTTTATAATGCAACGGGCATCTTGGGTAGTATGTTTGATGGCATACTTCCCGTTGGGATTGAGCGGCTCTTTGTTCAGCCAGCAGACCATCATATCAATGTCCTGACCTACCGTTGGCTGGTTGTCGGGTTTGGCAATCATATCGCCCCGGCTGATATCAATATCATTTTCGAGGGTCATCGTTACAGACATGGGTGCAAAGGCTTCCTCCTCCTCGTTCTCGAAGGTGTGGATCTCTTTAATTTCGGATGTGAAACCGGATGGCAGGGCAATAATCTCGTCCCCGGGTTTAAAGACGCCCCCGGCGATCTGTCCGGCATAGCCCCGGTAGTCAGGGTATTCGGTAGACTGTGGACGCGTGACCCACTGTACGGGAAATCGGCTGTCAACATGGTCATAATCACCGCTCACCTGCACGTTTTCCAGGGTATACAGTAAGGTAGATCCTTTGTACCACGGCATATTATCTGATTCTTCTACTACATTATCTCCGTAAAGTGCACTGATGGGAATGTAGTGAATCTCGGGTACGTCCAGCTTGGAGGAAAACGTTTTGAACTCTTTTTTAATCTTGTCGAACTGCTCTTCGCTGTAGTCCACCAGGTCCATCTTGTTTACGCAGAGCACGATATGCTTGATCTGCAGCAGGGATGCGATAAAGGCATGACGACAGGTCTGTTCGATAACGCCGTTTCGGGCATCTACCAGAATCACAGCTAAATTGGCGGTAGAGGCACCGGTCACCATATTTCGAGTGTACTGTACGTGTCCCGGTGTATCGGCAATAATAAATTTACGTTCGGGCGTTGAAAAGTAGCGGTATGCTACATCGATGGTGATACCCTGTTCACGCTCAGCCGAAAGTCCATCGGTGAGTAGCGCCAGGTTGGTATATTCGTCTCCCTTCTTCTTACTGGATTCCTCGATGGCCTCCATTCGATCATCAAAGATCGATTTTGAATCGTACAGCAGTCTTCCAATAAGGGTACTTTTTCCATCGTCAACACTCCCTGCCGTAGTAAAACGCAGCAGGTCCATGTCGAGATACTTTTGGGCATCGTTCTCTTTGTTACTCATTACAAATGATAAATTTTAAAATTATTTGTCACTTCAATAAAAGTTTAAAGTCGGAAGTGTTAAGTATTAAGTTTCTCGTCTAGACTAGAAATTAATCCCTGCATCATTGAGGAAAGCTCTTTCAGTTCTTTGATCATCTCTTTCGAAAGTTCTTTATCAATGAGTTTTGTTTCCATTCCAATGTACAATTGTGTTCTAAGTTCCGCCGCAGAACCTTTCGCTACATTTAAGAAATAACGAAATTCTTTGTCGGATTGACGTTCAGCACCTTCTGCAATATTTGAAGGTATCGAGATTACCGATCTCAGAACTTGGTTCTTAAACGCATAGTCCTTGCAATCTACTAGGTGATTGGTTAGATCAACCGACAACCGTGTTGACCGTTGCCAAACCTGTAAATCTTCAAATGACTGATACGCCATAACACTTTAAACTTAACACTTAACACTTATTACTGAACTTTTCTAAAAATAGCCTTGTTTTTTGCGCTCTTCCATAGCCGCTTCGGCCCGCTTGTCATCGGTTCGGTTACCGCGCTCTGTAATTCGGGCAGAGGCCACCTCTTCAATAACCTGCGGAATGGTATCGGCATCCGATTTGAAGGCTCCGGTACAGGTCATATCTCCGATAGTACGGAACCGTACTTGCTTCTCCTCATACTCTTCCTCCTCGGTCAGCGTAATAAACTTCGACTTCGCCAGGTAGGTACCTTCACGCTCCACAACATCGCGGGTATGCGCCAGGTACAGGCTGGGGATATCGATACCTTCGGCGGCGATATACTGCCATACGTCCATTTCGGTCCAGTTACTCAGCGGGAATACCCGAAAGTGCTCGCCCGGGCTTTTGTGTCCGTTATACAAATTCCACAGCTCCGGACGCTGATTCTTGGGATCCCACTGCCCAAATTCATCACGGTGTGAGAAAAATCGTTCTTTGGCACGCGCCTTCTCTTCATCGCGGCGAGCCCCACCAAAAGCGGCATCAAAGTCATGATCTTCCAGGGCTTTCAACAAAGTGGGGATCTGCAATTTGTTGCGGCTGGGGTTGGGTCCTTTTTCTTCCTTAACCAATCCTTCGTCGATCATGTCCTGGACATGGGCTACAATAAGCTCAACGCCCAGATCATCCATCAGGTTATCCCGGAATTCTATGGTTTCATCAAAGTTATGGCCCGTATCTACGTGTAAAAAAGGAAAGGGAATCTTTCCGGGCCAAAAGGCTTTCTGGGCCAATCGCGCCATCGTAATGGAGTCTTTACCCCCGGAAAACATCAGCACCGGGTTCTCAAACTGCGCGGCGACCTCTCTCATGATATGTATCGCTTCCGACTCAAGCTGTCGGATATGATTTAACTTATATAAATGCATATTTGGGTTTTCAAATGTTAGACAGATGTACTAAAGCGGCTAAAGTTAAGGATTAGTATGAAGAATGACTACTTCTTATTGCCTTTTTTTAAATTATATGGGACAAAAAATGTTATCCGGCGTTGGGGAGTTGTGTTTTCCCTTTCCTTTAGATGCTATTTTAATCTAATCCAAGAAATCCCGAAACAAGTTCAGGATGACAAGGTAATTTTTTAAAAAATGGGATTCCGGGTTGAAGGCTTGGGAAAGCGTTGCTTGTCCCCATCCGGCATAAGGAATTCTGTGTGGAGGCCGTAGGATGAGGAGGATAATTCTACACCGGTATATTTCTTTAATACTATTTCTCAATGGGAAGGACCATTAGAATTATCCCATCCGAAGGCCGAAGCCGGGTACAGAATTCTCTGCCGGTTACTTTTTTCGTCACTGAAAAACAGTAACAAAACAAACAGCCCCTTTTTCTTTTCCGCCTTTTGGCTTGATCCAAAAGACTCGTAAAAGATCAAGACTACAAATTGCGGGACAGCTCCGGCCGGCAGCAGGCGCGCATTTTGATGGTCCGATACACTTATAAAGTATTTCAAATATCATCACTGGTACAAAATGCACATCCGCCTGCTTTGCCCTCCGCTCGCAATTCTAATGTCATATTGGGCACCTTTATTTAAATAATGGGGCTTTTTAAAACGGGGGCCAGGGCGAATCGCGGGAACTACGTTGCTTGTTTCCCTCCGGCATAACGAATTCTGTGCCGAAAACAGAAGGCGGCCAGGAGTATTTCATACCGGTGTTATCCTCTAAAAAAGCAGCGATCGTAATGGACCATTAAAATACTTCCGCCGCATGTTTGGAGCCGGGTACAGAATTCTCAGCCAGTGACTTTTTTGGTTACTTTTTTCGTCACTGAAAAACAGTAACAAAACAAACAGCCCCTTTTTTTCCGCCTTTTGCAATACCCCATTCTACAGATATTTTTTTCCAGATTTGCTGGTCAGACTACTATCGGACCATCATTAAAAAAAGTAACAAAACAGTTATTACTATCTACAGAACCCACCCCGCCTCGTTCCTCAGCACACCTCCCAAGAGGGGATTTTTCTTGCTCTTTAGATATTACGCGAATCTATTCAAGGAGATTCCTCGACTTCGCTAGGCTCCGCTCGGAATGACTGCTTTTTTATAGTTTTTAATTGGGATCTGGGGCGTGGAATAACCCACCCAACATCCAACCTTCAACTCTCAACATTTAACCTTCAGCACGCAACATGCTCTATGAATCTACTTGTGACTCCAAATAGTCAAATACCATCTGTACGCCCTCTTCTACAGAAATATTGGTCGTATCGATTTCAATCTCCGGATTTTCAGGCTCTTCATAGGGATCACTGATACCGGTAAAGTTATCGATCTCCCCTTTGCGGGCCTGTTCATATAGCCCTTTCACATCTCGCTCTTCACACACCTCAAGGGGCGTAGAGATATGAACTTCAGTAAAATCCTCACACATATCACGGACAAAGTCGCGAGCATCCTGGTAGGGTGAAATAAAGGAGGCAACTACAAAGACGCCGTGCTTTTGTAGCAAACTGGCAATAAACCCAACACGTTTCACATGAGCATCCCGTTCTTCTTTAGAAAAGCCGGTCTTGGGAAAGACTTCCCGTACCGCATCCCCATCCAGGTGCTCCACTTCATATCCTTGCTCTTTCAATTGTGCATATACTTCTTCAGATATAGTACTCTTGCCTGATCCCGAAAGTCCGGTAAACCAGAGAACGGTGGGTTTTAAGCTGTTTTCTTGTTGTACACTCATAGTGTAAAGTTAAAAGTTTTAAGCGTTAAGTTGGTATTATGACTGCAGACGATGAACCGACAACGAACGACCACAGATCATTAAAAATTATGAATGTTGAATTTTAGATGCTGAATTTATTTCAGATTTTGTTGAGAAGTCTTCACTATTGAAGTCAGTATATTTATAATCTCATTAATTTCTTTCAAATGTTGTTCTGCATCAAATATTAAGAACTCACCATGTTTAAGTAGACGTAACCAATATTTGGTTTCTCTTTCCTCCTTGGATGCT includes:
- a CDS encoding MATE family efflux transporter, which translates into the protein MSKFRIYFRSSSTAFISTIVTKVSAFVSVWILNQVLTKEAYGNYEFAFSLISILLILGSAGFQHIAMYRLSRIDAPPESLEGESLAGKLLKYSLMSSSLVSLIVVGVAFIWSGLENSFWIVGLTLLIPLKALHGIYDAWFRARQLIAESILYYEMLPAIAKVCFLCICWLIWPNIYVVVGAILLSEFLPLTVRYIMTPLNLFRVNKGSVLTLWDFKYAGQLAITTGISKTVKYADILMMGILATSTQVAEYVIASKLAFILYLAHGINNKILTPRIGNFLSNQDFASIHEEYHYSRILTLSCSFCGAIVFTLFGYQILELFGEYGNSYSTLMILCSTYLLTTSFGMSGGYLNIAGYSNLTLYTTILVLIINIGLNYWLIPILGSDGAAVAMLVSFGVTNIITSFLILYKDGVKTYSISLTIHTFFAVVILLFRGFMIFNIVITTSVLLLILVSLLYSERDFLRRLISNFNKYLTFQNGN
- a CDS encoding GDP-mannose 4,6-dehydratase, with amino-acid sequence MSSTDTNHSSKTVLVTGGAGFIGSHLVDRLIEQGDNVICVDNFDPYYDRTIKENNIREHRKHENYWLVEEDIRNLDALREKITEDIDVIVHLAAKAGVRPSVKDPVGFQEVNVMGTQNMLEFAKERDVKQFVFASSSSVYGTNENVPWSEDDHVLKPISPYASTKVSGELMGHVYSELYDMRFLALRFFTVYGPRQRPDLAIHKFLRLMSDGEQITLYGDGSSRRDYTYIDDIIDGVMAAISYDDSMYEIINLGNNRTIQLLELVEALEEASGIEADKTHAPEVPGDVRQTWADISKAEQMLDYRPSYDLHNGLYNFVKWYKLYKEENIRLS
- a CDS encoding Wzz/FepE/Etk N-terminal domain-containing protein; the protein is MSKDKPHNDHHDPKPQKGQQSHNPSPQGYYGQPPEYGYQPIEEDEIDLIELAQTFWDARMKIIKITGAFLVLGLFIALFSPKEYSTSATMMPEMQSAQSGASGLLQQYGGMLGISGSQLSGGQEGTIPPQLYPNIVQSLPYQVELMNTEVHFSRYDTTATVYDFFTNIHSPSILGYVKQFTIGLPGQIIGLFKSEEQDINPLPKKVDRDSVLRLNREQMETVKTLRERLSISVDQETGILTLTSEFPDPQAAAEIGRVAITLLKEQVKEYRTQKARQNLQFVQEQVEEARKRFEEAQQRLAEFRDSNLNLATAKAQSREQELQSQYDLTFNLYNSLSQRQEQAKLDLQEETPVLSVLQPVSVPLNDNTSGLLILIVSGMLGGIVSLGWVLIENWWKHEQVRLES
- a CDS encoding four helix bundle protein, translated to MEVWKKAIELSFQVFELTKSLPRSEDYGLISQIRRSANSISSNISEAFGRKTKKDKRNFYIVARGSAFETQSHLLYGGKVKYFDEQIVDKLIEEYDDLIHQLNKIMKSLN
- a CDS encoding four helix bundle protein, translated to MATVERFEDLKIWKLARELVRLVYEVTNKDDF
- a CDS encoding UpxY family transcription antiterminator, with the protein product MTPSKGKKRWMAVYTAPRAEKKVCERLEEKDIEVYLPLQKEQRQWSDRKKIVETPIISSYVFVKCTEARRRKILQTYGVLNFVFYRGKPAVIRDEEMELMWKFLADYDYIDLEVKQLERGQKVTVESGPLKGKDGEVVYTKENRVCIQLESLGLQIRAEVEGVMLNEK
- a CDS encoding winged helix-turn-helix domain-containing protein, encoding MLDALISSQLRVKLLLKFFINPELRSYLRGLSGEFEVSTNAVRQELNNLEEAGIISAEKDGNKKMFSVNRDYPLYSEVRTLLMKTVGIEQVMEKVLSRLGELKKVYLTGSLAEGLDAPTIDLYLIGDVNREYLHKMTKKAEELTGKKIRMAVFTEKEWGRELIENETHVLLFERK